Proteins co-encoded in one Gouania willdenowi chromosome 1, fGouWil2.1, whole genome shotgun sequence genomic window:
- the psmb3 gene encoding proteasome subunit beta type-3 — translation MSIMSYNGGAVMAMRGKNCVAVASDRRFGIQAQMVTTDFQKIFPMGDRLYIGLAGLATDVQTVAQRLRFRLNLYELKEGRQIKPKTFMSMVSNLLYERRFGPYYIEPVIAGLDPKTLEPFICSLDLIGCPMVTEDFVVSGTCSEQMYGMCESLWQPDMEPEDLFETISQAMLNAVDRDAVSGMGVVVHVIEKDKITTRTLKARMD, via the exons ATG TCCATTATGTCGTATAACGGCGGGGCCGTCATGGCCATGCGGGGAAAGAACTGCGTGGCGGTAGCCTCGGACCGGAGGTTTGGAATCCAGGCTCAGATGGTCACCACAGACTTCCAGAAGATCTTCCCCATGGGAGATAGGCTGTACATCGGGCTGGCCGGACTGGCCACTGACGTCCAGACAGT AGCACAGAGGCTAAGATTCCGGCTGAACCTTTATGAGCTGAAGGAAGGACGTCAGATCAAACCCAAGACCTTCATGAGCATGGTGTCCAACCTGCTGTATGAAAGGAG GTTTGGCCCGTACTACATCGAGCCCGTCATCGCTGGTTTGGACCCAAAGACATTGGAGCCCTTCATCTGCTCTCTGGACCTGATCGGCTGTCCCATGGTTACTGAGGACTTTGTCGTGAGTGGAACGTGCTCGGAACAAATGTACGGCATGTGCGAGTCCCTGTGGCAGCCCGACATG GAACCAGAAGACCTGTTTGAAACCATTTCTCAGGCCATGCTGAACGCAGTGGACAGGGACGCCGTGTCCGGTATGGGAGTCGTCGTACACGTCAT tgagAAAGACAAGATCACCACTAGGACTCTGAAAGCCAGAATGGATTAG